One window of Sulfurospirillum sp. 1612 genomic DNA carries:
- the purF gene encoding amidophosphoribosyltransferase — MCAIVGVFGTSDSARISYYSLFAMQHRGQEASGISVSDGHILTKVKKKGLVTEVFTETALSHLQGHCAIGHNRYSTAGKKSTVDAQPIHASYKLGEIAVVHNGNLINKDEVRNALIEEGAIFQSTMDTENIIHLIARSHQEHLRDRIIEAMNIIKGAYCLLIQSRHKMFAIRDKYGVRPLSLGKLPDGGYIVASETCAFDLVGAEFIRDIQPGEMIIFDNEKEHYESVQLFEPEPRICAFEFIYFARPDSVIEGRSVYAARKEMGRALARESAIDADLVIPVPDSGVSAALGYAEESHIPFEMGIVRNHYVGRTFIEPTQAKRDMKVKLKLSPISALLKDKKIVVVDDSIVRGTTARRIIKILKDAGAKEVHMRIAAPPIKHPEKYGIDTPSYEELISANKNVEEVRTYIKADSLHFLSIDALKKSIGENREYSLVSFDGDYFIK; from the coding sequence ATGTGTGCAATAGTCGGCGTTTTTGGTACAAGTGATTCTGCTAGAATCTCTTATTATTCTCTTTTTGCTATGCAACATCGTGGCCAAGAAGCCTCTGGTATTAGTGTTAGTGATGGACATATTTTAACAAAAGTAAAAAAGAAAGGATTGGTGACAGAAGTATTCACAGAAACAGCACTGAGTCACCTCCAAGGCCATTGTGCTATCGGGCACAATAGGTATTCTACCGCTGGCAAAAAATCAACCGTAGATGCGCAACCGATTCATGCCAGTTATAAATTAGGTGAGATTGCCGTAGTGCATAATGGTAACCTCATCAACAAAGATGAAGTGCGTAATGCCTTGATTGAAGAGGGTGCGATTTTTCAATCTACTATGGATACGGAAAACATCATTCATTTGATTGCACGAAGCCATCAAGAGCATTTACGAGACAGAATTATAGAAGCGATGAATATTATCAAAGGGGCATATTGTCTTTTAATTCAAAGTCGACATAAAATGTTTGCCATCAGAGATAAATACGGTGTGCGACCACTCTCTTTGGGAAAATTGCCCGATGGTGGTTATATTGTGGCGAGTGAAACGTGTGCTTTTGATCTTGTGGGGGCTGAATTCATACGAGATATTCAACCCGGTGAGATGATTATTTTCGACAATGAAAAAGAACACTATGAGAGTGTGCAACTCTTCGAACCAGAACCTAGAATTTGTGCTTTTGAATTCATCTACTTTGCTAGACCCGATAGTGTGATTGAAGGAAGAAGCGTTTATGCCGCCAGAAAAGAGATGGGACGAGCCTTAGCACGTGAAAGTGCTATTGATGCAGATTTGGTCATTCCCGTTCCTGATAGTGGCGTGAGTGCAGCGCTAGGCTATGCAGAAGAGAGCCATATTCCTTTTGAGATGGGAATTGTGAGAAATCATTATGTAGGCAGAACCTTTATCGAACCAACGCAAGCCAAGCGAGATATGAAAGTAAAACTCAAATTATCTCCTATTTCAGCACTGCTAAAAGACAAAAAAATCGTCGTTGTGGATGATAGCATTGTCCGAGGTACGACAGCAAGACGGATTATCAAGATTTTAAAAGATGCTGGTGCCAAAGAGGTTCATATGAGAATTGCCGCACCGCCGATTAAACATCCTGAAAAATATGGTATTGACACCCCAAGTTACGAAGAATTAATCAGTGCCAATAAAAATGTTGAAGAGGTTCGCACCTATATCAAAGCAGATTCATTACACTTTCTAAGCATAGACGCATTAAAAAAGAGTATTGGCGAAAATCGTGAGTATTCTCTTGTGAGTTTTGATGGAGATTATTTTATCAAATAG
- a CDS encoding DUF2393 family protein produces the protein MDDLRSSILLYIHHFTIYDYIAYGWLLVTFFLLLFLAVLLVRRSPKVSFLFIMLALVFLFAGPPTLKSMLTTAIRPIKINDIRVERLHFSQTLILNWKVQNLAATPLKDCKTIVTIDKSDDSIWSQLIHPSDIILQKTFYTSRIMKPNEVIENREIFNNFNNNDDINVSDISIKTECY, from the coding sequence ATGGATGATTTAAGATCTTCGATACTGCTCTACATCCATCACTTTACGATCTATGACTACATCGCCTATGGTTGGCTTTTGGTCACGTTTTTTTTACTGTTATTTCTCGCTGTATTATTGGTGCGCAGATCTCCTAAGGTTTCGTTTTTATTTATAATGCTGGCGTTGGTTTTTCTCTTTGCGGGTCCACCCACACTAAAATCCATGCTAACGACTGCGATACGTCCTATTAAAATCAACGACATTCGTGTTGAGCGTTTGCATTTTTCTCAAACCCTCATCTTGAATTGGAAAGTGCAAAATCTCGCCGCAACACCGCTTAAAGATTGTAAAACTATAGTCACCATCGATAAGTCAGATGACTCGATATGGTCGCAGTTGATTCATCCATCTGATATCATTTTGCAAAAAACGTTTTATACAAGCCGTATCATGAAGCCCAATGAGGTGATTGAAAATCGTGAGATTTTTAATAATTTTAACAATAATGACGATATAAATGTATCGGATATATCTATTAAAACGGAGTGTTATTAA
- the dapB gene encoding 4-hydroxy-tetrahydrodipicolinate reductase, whose product MLRVGIHGSTGRVGQLLVENLKGDVLAYPHMLHAIEAYPGVLPEGAVLTESYDQLLDNSDVVIDFTIAFATESLLEMALDKPTPLVIGTTGLNEHQKNLLHEASQLMPILYSTNMSLGVAVLNKLVAIASKSLSDFDIEIVEQHHRYKKDAPSGTAITLGEHAANARGLNLEDVRVSGRNGLIGERSKDEIAIMALRGGDIVGRHTVGFYNNGEFIELNHTATSRDTFAKGAIKAAKWILNQDKGLYTINDCIGL is encoded by the coding sequence ATGTTGCGCGTAGGAATACATGGCTCAACGGGGAGAGTGGGACAACTTTTGGTGGAAAATCTAAAAGGTGATGTGCTTGCATATCCCCACATGTTGCATGCTATTGAAGCCTATCCTGGAGTCTTGCCAGAGGGTGCTGTTTTGACAGAATCTTATGACCAATTGCTAGATAATAGCGATGTTGTGATTGATTTTACGATTGCGTTTGCGACGGAATCTTTACTTGAAATGGCATTAGACAAACCGACTCCCTTAGTGATTGGTACAACAGGATTAAATGAACATCAAAAAAATCTTCTTCATGAAGCCTCACAATTGATGCCGATATTGTATTCAACCAATATGTCACTAGGCGTGGCAGTACTCAATAAGCTTGTCGCAATAGCTTCTAAAAGTTTGAGCGATTTTGATATTGAGATTGTAGAACAACACCATCGTTATAAAAAAGATGCCCCTAGCGGTACGGCGATAACTTTGGGTGAGCATGCCGCTAATGCAAGAGGTTTGAATCTTGAAGATGTGAGAGTCAGTGGGCGTAATGGACTTATTGGTGAGCGAAGCAAAGATGAAATCGCGATTATGGCACTTCGTGGTGGCGATATTGTAGGTCGTCATACGGTTGGATTTTATAATAATGGGGAATTTATAGAATTGAATCATACCGCAACCAGTCGTGATACATTTGCCAAAGGGGCCATCAAAGCCGCCAAATGGATACTCAACCAAGATAAAGGATTATATACAATTAACGATTGTATTGGGTTATAA
- a CDS encoding branched-chain amino acid transaminase: METAKYIWMDGTLTPWDEAHVHILTHTLHYGNGVFEGTRAYMTDKGLAIFRLREHTKRLLNSAKITRIKPPYTLEELETAQIELLKENNFKSNVYVRPLIYLGYGTMGLYHVHAPVKTAIAAWEWGSYLGDEGLENGIRVKISSFARNPVSSTMGKAKAAANYLNSQMAKYEAMEAGYEEALLLDEDGFIAEGSGECFFIVRNGVLISPPNDTSLESITQGMVIQLAKDAGIPVERRRVTRDEVYIADEAFFTGTAAEVTPIKDIDGYIIGEGKRGAMTKQLQGAYFDVVYGKNKKYEHLLTYI; the protein is encoded by the coding sequence ATGGAAACAGCAAAATATATTTGGATGGATGGAACACTCACACCATGGGATGAAGCACATGTTCATATCTTGACTCACACCTTGCATTATGGCAATGGAGTATTTGAAGGCACACGAGCCTATATGACAGACAAAGGTCTTGCAATTTTTAGATTACGAGAGCACACAAAAAGACTTTTGAATTCTGCAAAAATAACAAGAATCAAACCACCCTATACACTCGAGGAGCTAGAGACGGCTCAAATTGAACTTTTAAAAGAAAATAATTTCAAATCCAATGTTTATGTGAGACCGCTCATCTATTTGGGATACGGCACGATGGGACTTTACCATGTTCATGCTCCGGTTAAAACAGCCATTGCAGCATGGGAATGGGGTAGCTATCTTGGAGATGAGGGATTGGAAAATGGGATTAGAGTCAAAATCTCATCGTTTGCAAGAAATCCTGTCAGCTCTACAATGGGAAAAGCCAAAGCAGCCGCCAATTATCTGAATTCACAAATGGCTAAATACGAAGCAATGGAAGCAGGATATGAAGAGGCACTGTTGCTCGATGAAGATGGATTTATCGCAGAAGGAAGTGGCGAGTGCTTTTTTATTGTCAGAAATGGTGTATTAATCTCACCTCCAAATGACACCTCTTTGGAAAGCATTACACAAGGGATGGTGATCCAACTGGCAAAAGATGCGGGTATTCCTGTCGAGAGACGACGTGTAACTCGAGATGAAGTTTATATCGCAGATGAAGCATTTTTTACCGGAACGGCTGCTGAAGTGACCCCTATCAAAGATATCGATGGGTACATCATAGGTGAAGGAAAACGAGGCGCCATGACAAAGCAGCTTCAAGGCGCTTATTTTGACGTAGTTTATGGCAAAAATAAAAAATATGAGCATTTGCTGACTTATATTTAA
- a CDS encoding prohibitin family protein, whose amino-acid sequence MPVDLNDYFKKKNGSGGNNNDGGDNNNRRPSQGFEPPEIFKNFGKKAGFLYVLIAVIALLVISKPFVVINSGEMGIKATAGKFETTPLNPGFHLFIPFIQQIFIVDTKVRVINYTSLSEQESIQRGSGIKNKNAISVLDARGLPVSIDLTVQYKLEPSTAPQTIATWGMAWEDKIINPVVRDVARNVVGQYPAEELPVQRNEIAAKIDQEIRKAIEAQPGHPVQLLTVQLRSIILPQKIKDQIEIVQIARQRVEKTKYEVETANQEAQKEAALAMGKANARKIRAQGQADAVKIEADANAYANIEIAKSITSNLLKLRQIEVQGKFNEALQVNKDAKIFLTPGGAVPNIWVDTKDQQKVSSMGK is encoded by the coding sequence ATGCCAGTAGATCTAAATGATTACTTTAAAAAGAAGAATGGAAGCGGAGGAAACAACAATGATGGCGGTGACAATAATAATCGTCGCCCAAGTCAAGGTTTTGAACCGCCTGAAATATTTAAAAATTTTGGTAAAAAGGCGGGCTTTTTGTATGTGCTCATCGCAGTCATTGCGTTGTTAGTCATATCCAAACCGTTTGTTGTTATCAATTCCGGTGAAATGGGGATCAAAGCAACAGCCGGTAAATTTGAAACTACCCCTTTAAATCCGGGATTTCACCTGTTTATCCCTTTTATCCAACAAATTTTTATCGTTGATACAAAGGTACGTGTGATTAATTATACCTCCCTTTCAGAGCAAGAGAGTATTCAAAGAGGATCGGGCATTAAAAACAAAAATGCTATTTCCGTTCTTGATGCACGAGGTTTGCCAGTCTCTATTGATCTTACTGTTCAGTACAAACTTGAGCCAAGTACAGCACCGCAAACCATCGCAACATGGGGTATGGCATGGGAAGATAAAATCATCAATCCTGTTGTTCGAGATGTTGCTAGAAATGTTGTCGGTCAATATCCAGCAGAGGAATTACCAGTACAACGAAATGAAATCGCAGCAAAAATTGACCAAGAGATACGAAAGGCGATTGAAGCACAACCGGGACATCCAGTACAACTCTTGACCGTCCAGTTAAGAAGTATCATCTTGCCACAAAAGATTAAAGATCAAATCGAAATCGTTCAAATCGCAAGACAACGTGTCGAAAAAACAAAATATGAAGTTGAAACCGCCAACCAAGAAGCACAAAAAGAAGCGGCTTTAGCGATGGGTAAAGCCAATGCAAGAAAGATACGAGCACAAGGTCAAGCAGATGCTGTCAAAATCGAAGCAGACGCTAATGCTTATGCTAATATCGAGATTGCCAAAAGTATTACATCAAATCTCTTGAAACTCCGTCAAATAGAAGTTCAAGGTAAGTTTAATGAAGCACTTCAAGTGAACAAAGATGCAAAAATCTTCTTAACTCCAGGAGGAGCGGTACCAAATATCTGGGTTGATACCAAAGATCAACAAAAAGTATCGAGTATGGGTAAATAA
- the bcp gene encoding thioredoxin-dependent thiol peroxidase, whose product MLEVGQDAPEFCLPNQDEVEICFRDLKGKWIVLYFYPKDNTPGCTTEACEFTAMEPDFSELDAIIVGVSPDSPKSHRNFIAKKELDIMLLSDMEKEVAKAYGVWQLKKLYGKEYMGIVRSTFLISPEGKIAALWTKVKVKNHVEAVMETLSSLKSI is encoded by the coding sequence ATGTTAGAAGTTGGCCAAGATGCCCCTGAGTTTTGCTTGCCTAATCAAGATGAGGTAGAGATTTGTTTTAGAGATTTGAAAGGCAAATGGATTGTATTGTATTTTTATCCTAAGGATAATACTCCAGGATGCACGACAGAAGCGTGTGAATTTACAGCGATGGAGCCTGATTTTAGTGAGCTTGATGCCATCATCGTCGGGGTGAGTCCTGATAGTCCTAAAAGCCATCGAAACTTTATTGCAAAAAAAGAACTTGATATCATGTTGCTCTCAGATATGGAAAAAGAAGTGGCCAAGGCTTATGGTGTTTGGCAATTAAAAAAACTTTACGGTAAAGAGTATATGGGAATTGTACGTTCTACCTTTTTGATTAGTCCCGAGGGTAAAATTGCAGCATTATGGACGAAAGTCAAAGTCAAAAACCATGTTGAAGCGGTGATGGAAACCCTAAGTAGTCTCAAAAGTATTTAG
- the hisIE gene encoding bifunctional phosphoribosyl-AMP cyclohydrolase/phosphoribosyl-ATP diphosphatase HisIE has product MNYELINSIDWDRFALIPVIAQDYQDGTVLMLAYTNKEALELTLQTKIAHYYSRSRKKLWKKGEQSGNTQEVKEIYLDCDSDTLLLKVKQNGVACHTGRMSCFFNRIDVTQELPPIEQEITNYSLSDTLYHVIQDRKKADPSKSYVASLFKKGENSVLKKVVEEAGEFCFAVKDKEEDEIVYEAADLAFHTLVALGYRNIDPERVKQELRRRFGMSGIEEKNSRKDG; this is encoded by the coding sequence GTGAATTATGAGCTTATTAATAGTATCGACTGGGATCGCTTTGCGCTGATCCCAGTCATCGCACAAGATTACCAAGACGGTACGGTGCTCATGTTGGCCTACACAAACAAAGAAGCCCTAGAACTAACTCTTCAGACAAAAATCGCACACTATTACTCTAGAAGTCGAAAAAAACTCTGGAAAAAGGGTGAGCAAAGCGGCAACACGCAAGAAGTCAAAGAGATCTATCTTGATTGCGATAGTGATACACTGTTGTTAAAAGTAAAACAAAATGGTGTCGCCTGCCATACCGGACGTATGTCATGCTTTTTTAATCGTATTGATGTCACGCAAGAGCTTCCTCCAATCGAGCAAGAGATTACCAATTACAGTCTCAGTGATACCCTCTATCATGTCATACAAGATAGAAAAAAAGCAGATCCATCAAAATCCTACGTTGCGTCATTGTTTAAAAAGGGTGAAAATTCTGTACTTAAAAAAGTCGTAGAAGAAGCAGGGGAATTTTGTTTTGCAGTCAAAGACAAAGAGGAAGATGAAATTGTTTATGAAGCCGCCGATCTTGCCTTTCATACCCTCGTAGCACTGGGGTATCGAAATATCGATCCTGAACGTGTTAAACAAGAGTTACGAAGACGCTTTGGGATGAGTGGCATCGAGGAAAAAAACAGCAGAAAAGATGGATGA
- a CDS encoding DUF748 domain-containing protein codes for MKYVKSFKFWILFLVVTYTAIGFLFLPWFLVNKAPQILKEKIGINLKIAKAEFNPYSFELTLHHVVLDDLHNKPVLSIKRFYTNYTLLGLFNKTLLVNKIELNAPKLYVTFQKDGILNLSNIIQSTPTTTPKTQTSESTLPNITLNALNMTEGSIVYQDQRNHKNFQYHLGPYHFVARDISTQKDRINSYSFQTTLHNKGSILWKGGMGINPFKVYGVIQVKDLNLVTLYHYALPDMKASLTHGTLDLKLPYQIIFHEGMKVNIDQANATLSQLIMTQKDNQKTLIDAPKLEVKGVNLKWPKQSLFIDQIHLNDTHINPVLQKNAQLNFMTLLASQEPSKTAPKPQPAHPAKPWEYGIHAITTHNLSVNFIDETLNKPLRSQLHNIQVTIKNFSSKKTDPIGIKLSATLNQKTDINATSTLIQTPLSSQSSIQLSHFRLSDFHPYLDPFINFKIKNADVDVNATLKTDFDSHNNINLLANTKIYNLLLQTTKGANLLKWNDLQVQGIKYSNHPLSVTIKNMRLLEPYISGEIYKNHTSNFSNLIKSQPQSESSTTTATDPSLQLKIGPIKILNATADFGDASLPFPFKTHIHNLNGSISTLDFGATTPSKVNIDGKIDKYGYANIKGVILPFQFKKRANIDVLFKNINLTTLTPYSGKFLGYKIKSGKLSMNLNYKIDNASLIGSNKINIDTLNLGQPVKSKDAVNLPLNLAIALLKDSNGQIDIDLPVSGDMNNPDFSYGGIVWRAVGNMITGLVTAPFRFLGSLLGIKGDDLKMIDFEQGSAIIISTEYEKLDNLHKILNKRPNIRIELSGGYDEEADLKALQKEAFDHIMTKHIATLKKDSKHAKEDLFARALTQLFIKDFGEKKYQELKTSFMVIPKTDDNTTRRSKKGKKATLDILKFNAAMQTALIAKIKIDHAQLVTLANQRAENIKKILVTKYKIKPERIIIKPAILQQAKRDMWVSTKVDISI; via the coding sequence ATGAAATACGTAAAAAGTTTTAAATTTTGGATTTTGTTTTTAGTTGTAACCTATACGGCCATAGGCTTTTTATTTTTACCTTGGTTTTTAGTAAACAAAGCACCTCAAATACTCAAAGAGAAAATTGGCATCAATCTTAAAATTGCAAAGGCGGAGTTTAATCCTTATAGTTTTGAACTGACCTTGCACCACGTTGTCTTGGATGATCTTCATAACAAACCTGTTCTTTCTATCAAAAGATTCTATACCAATTATACCTTGCTGGGACTCTTTAATAAGACCTTGCTGGTGAACAAAATCGAACTCAATGCACCTAAATTGTATGTTACCTTTCAAAAAGATGGTATTTTAAATCTGAGCAATATAATCCAGAGCACACCAACAACCACTCCAAAGACTCAAACTTCAGAAAGTACACTACCTAATATTACGCTGAATGCTCTGAATATGACCGAGGGAAGTATTGTCTATCAAGACCAACGCAACCACAAAAATTTTCAGTACCACTTAGGACCTTATCATTTTGTCGCACGTGATATTAGTACTCAAAAAGATCGTATTAACTCTTATTCTTTTCAAACCACACTACACAACAAGGGCTCCATCCTGTGGAAAGGGGGCATGGGAATCAATCCTTTCAAAGTGTATGGCGTCATCCAGGTCAAGGACCTCAATCTCGTCACCCTATATCACTATGCCCTTCCGGATATGAAAGCATCGCTAACGCATGGAACTTTAGATTTGAAGTTGCCTTATCAAATTATATTTCATGAGGGAATGAAGGTCAATATCGACCAAGCAAATGCAACCTTGTCACAACTTATCATGACACAAAAAGACAACCAAAAAACACTCATCGATGCACCGAAACTTGAAGTCAAAGGGGTCAATCTAAAATGGCCAAAACAATCCCTTTTCATCGACCAAATCCATCTTAATGATACCCATATCAACCCCGTACTTCAAAAAAATGCTCAGTTGAATTTCATGACGCTCCTAGCATCTCAAGAACCGAGCAAAACAGCACCGAAACCCCAACCGGCACATCCTGCAAAGCCATGGGAATATGGGATTCACGCTATCACTACGCATAATTTGAGTGTTAATTTTATTGATGAAACATTGAACAAACCACTGCGTTCTCAACTTCACAATATCCAAGTAACTATCAAAAATTTCTCTTCCAAAAAAACTGACCCTATTGGTATAAAATTATCGGCAACCTTAAATCAAAAAACAGACATCAACGCCACATCAACACTGATTCAAACCCCACTGAGCAGTCAGTCTTCTATCCAACTGTCGCATTTTCGTTTGAGTGATTTTCATCCTTATCTTGACCCTTTTATCAATTTTAAAATCAAAAATGCCGATGTCGATGTCAACGCCACACTCAAAACGGACTTTGATTCACACAATAACATCAATCTTCTTGCCAACACAAAAATCTATAACCTTTTGCTACAAACCACAAAGGGAGCAAACCTTCTAAAATGGAATGATTTGCAAGTACAAGGCATAAAATACAGCAATCACCCTCTTTCTGTGACCATCAAAAATATGCGTTTGTTAGAGCCTTATATCAGTGGAGAGATTTACAAAAATCACACCAGTAATTTTTCAAATCTCATCAAATCACAGCCACAATCAGAGTCCAGCACGACAACCGCAACAGACCCATCGTTGCAACTTAAAATCGGACCGATTAAAATCCTCAATGCCACGGCAGATTTTGGTGATGCGAGTTTGCCGTTTCCATTTAAAACCCATATCCACAATCTCAACGGTTCCATCTCAACCTTAGATTTTGGAGCGACCACGCCATCGAAAGTCAATATCGATGGTAAAATCGATAAATACGGATATGCGAATATCAAAGGCGTCATCTTGCCATTTCAATTTAAAAAACGTGCGAATATCGATGTGTTATTCAAAAATATCAATCTCACGACTCTCACGCCTTATTCGGGAAAATTTTTGGGATATAAGATTAAGAGTGGTAAATTATCTATGAATCTTAACTATAAAATCGATAATGCCTCACTCATAGGCTCCAATAAAATCAATATCGATACGCTCAATCTAGGGCAACCTGTCAAGAGTAAAGATGCGGTGAACCTCCCACTAAATTTAGCCATCGCCCTGCTCAAAGACTCCAATGGACAAATCGACATCGATCTCCCGGTTAGCGGGGATATGAACAATCCTGATTTTAGTTATGGGGGCATTGTCTGGCGGGCTGTTGGAAATATGATTACGGGATTGGTCACAGCACCGTTTAGATTTCTAGGCTCCCTTCTTGGTATCAAGGGAGATGATTTGAAGATGATTGACTTTGAACAAGGCTCTGCAATTATCATCTCCACCGAATATGAAAAATTAGATAATCTTCATAAAATCCTCAACAAAAGACCCAATATTCGTATCGAACTGAGTGGAGGTTATGATGAAGAGGCCGATCTCAAAGCGTTGCAAAAAGAGGCATTTGATCATATCATGACAAAACATATAGCAACATTAAAAAAAGATTCAAAACATGCCAAAGAGGATCTCTTCGCTCGTGCTTTGACACAGCTGTTTATCAAAGATTTCGGTGAGAAAAAGTATCAAGAACTCAAAACCAGTTTTATGGTCATACCTAAAACAGATGACAATACTACCAGGAGAAGCAAAAAGGGCAAAAAAGCAACCCTTGATATTTTAAAATTTAATGCCGCGATGCAAACCGCATTGATCGCCAAAATCAAAATTGATCATGCCCAATTGGTCACATTAGCCAATCAGAGAGCAGAAAATATTAAAAAAATTCTTGTAACAAAATACAAAATCAAACCCGAGAGAATCATCATCAAGCCAGCTATCTTACAACAAGCAAAACGTGATATGTGGGTCAGTACGAAGGTAGATATTTCGATATAG
- a CDS encoding DUF2393 family protein, whose amino-acid sequence MVSYFTIAHIITLVLFFLLFLILLVLSFKETRKKVLYAMIFSNFLVISMLALFSMFVLDKYTKKAVLEHVTHARILINESLVISGIVRNVGKFNISQCSIVVKLVNNAVNSNNLTGSTLYKSSGLDFFTNKAENQQQSTITEDFVIAKNLRVKEFRNFSVSMHYPAYFKKPNLIYKLRCR is encoded by the coding sequence ATGGTGTCTTACTTTACAATCGCGCACATCATCACCTTGGTGCTTTTCTTTTTGTTATTTCTTATTTTATTGGTTTTATCGTTTAAGGAGACACGAAAAAAAGTCTTATACGCGATGATTTTCTCAAATTTTTTAGTCATCTCCATGCTCGCTCTTTTTTCTATGTTTGTATTAGATAAATATACAAAAAAGGCGGTTTTAGAACATGTCACACACGCGAGAATTTTAATCAACGAATCTCTTGTTATATCTGGTATTGTAAGAAATGTAGGGAAATTCAATATTTCACAATGCTCCATTGTCGTCAAATTGGTTAATAATGCGGTTAATTCCAATAATCTAACCGGTAGCACCCTCTATAAATCGTCAGGACTTGACTTCTTTACCAATAAAGCGGAGAACCAACAACAATCAACGATCACAGAAGATTTTGTCATCGCAAAAAATCTCAGAGTCAAAGAATTTAGAAATTTTAGTGTTTCTATGCACTATCCAGCGTATTTTAAAAAACCAAACTTGATCTATAAATTACGCTGTCGATAG
- the trxC gene encoding thioredoxin TrxC: MKVICPHCEAINNVPLKDDYKKANCGKCKQSLLEVKPLELTSSNMERILEHSDIPVIVDFWAPWCGPCKMMAPVFADVALGFPLKALFAKVNTENEQFLGSRYKIRSIPTLIVFKNGQEVERISGAMDPVSLENFVRKFV; this comes from the coding sequence ATGAAAGTTATCTGTCCACATTGTGAAGCAATCAACAATGTCCCACTTAAAGATGATTACAAAAAAGCAAACTGCGGAAAATGCAAACAATCCCTCTTAGAAGTCAAACCATTGGAACTCACTAGTTCAAATATGGAGCGTATTTTAGAACATTCTGATATTCCGGTAATTGTAGATTTTTGGGCACCCTGGTGTGGGCCTTGTAAGATGATGGCACCGGTTTTTGCTGATGTTGCCTTAGGATTTCCACTCAAAGCCTTGTTTGCAAAAGTCAATACAGAAAACGAACAATTTCTAGGAAGTCGCTACAAAATACGTAGTATTCCCACCCTCATTGTCTTTAAAAATGGCCAAGAAGTTGAGCGAATATCTGGGGCAATGGATCCGGTTTCATTGGAGAATTTTGTAAGAAAGTTTGTATAA
- a CDS encoding ADP-ribosylglycohydrolase family protein encodes MFSKEKIDEIVTATLVADSYSLGAHWVYDEAQLHDLALDWEALNPPQALWHKGKVAGDQTHIGDQAFFLKEFLQDQSDFDADAYLTFWEKKMRAYQGYIDGATRETLQNLEAGKRIGSHSEDFSVIGRIAPLLYVSKDEEAFVENVKTFVTLSHNDAKVSEAAIFFARLLFDVARFKDIAIEKTMLDLKDEFSLFVLKSVEDGIASKDKDTFEVIREFGPACGIDDGFSGIVHLLCQYPDDLKNLLIQNAKAGGDSASRAMVAVMIIVAHRSSEGIPKDWFKINKI; translated from the coding sequence ATGTTTAGTAAAGAAAAAATAGACGAGATTGTTACCGCAACACTCGTAGCAGATTCTTACAGTTTGGGAGCGCATTGGGTTTATGATGAGGCACAACTTCATGATTTAGCCCTCGATTGGGAAGCCCTAAATCCTCCTCAAGCACTCTGGCACAAAGGTAAAGTAGCCGGCGATCAGACGCATATTGGCGATCAGGCTTTTTTTCTCAAAGAATTTTTGCAAGATCAATCAGATTTTGATGCCGATGCTTATTTGACTTTTTGGGAAAAGAAGATGCGGGCATATCAAGGTTATATTGATGGTGCGACGCGAGAAACATTACAGAACCTTGAAGCAGGAAAACGAATCGGTTCTCATTCTGAAGATTTCTCCGTGATTGGAAGAATTGCCCCATTATTGTATGTTTCCAAAGATGAAGAAGCCTTTGTAGAAAATGTGAAAACCTTCGTCACCCTCTCACACAATGATGCCAAAGTTTCTGAAGCCGCAATCTTTTTTGCACGACTCTTGTTTGATGTTGCGCGTTTTAAAGACATCGCTATCGAAAAAACGATGTTAGATTTGAAAGATGAATTTAGTCTCTTTGTGCTCAAAAGCGTCGAAGATGGCATCGCATCCAAAGATAAGGATACCTTTGAAGTGATTCGTGAATTTGGACCTGCCTGTGGGATTGATGATGGATTTAGCGGTATTGTGCATCTATTGTGTCAGTATCCTGATGATCTTAAAAATCTTTTGATTCAAAATGCCAAGGCCGGAGGAGACAGTGCGTCGCGTGCGATGGTTGCTGTGATGATTATTGTCGCACACCGCTCTAGCGAAGGTATTCCAAAAGATTGGTTTAAAATAAATAAAATATAA